Proteins found in one Candidatus Methylomirabilota bacterium genomic segment:
- a CDS encoding 3-hydroxybutyryl-CoA dehydratase, with translation MDEMRAVDLGQVMTTIRNSSRPNTVLWQAPDSIAFVARGREHRSEFHSDPSDEVMFMIKGDMNLHYRTPGGEEKVAVVREGEIIYCPAGTPHSPRFSPDSFVLVLERKRRPEEQDRFTWYCEKCGTQLHQSVKHVGDYREDPVSRAYEEFYGSETHRTCEKCGHVTPRPPAKA, from the coding sequence ATGGATGAGATGCGAGCCGTCGACCTCGGTCAGGTCATGACCACCATCCGCAACTCCTCCCGGCCCAACACCGTCCTCTGGCAGGCGCCCGACAGCATCGCCTTCGTGGCGCGCGGGCGCGAGCATCGCAGCGAGTTCCACAGCGACCCCAGCGACGAGGTCATGTTCATGATCAAGGGTGACATGAACCTCCACTACCGCACGCCCGGCGGCGAGGAGAAGGTGGCGGTGGTCCGCGAGGGCGAGATCATCTATTGCCCGGCGGGGACGCCTCACTCTCCGCGGTTCTCGCCCGATTCCTTCGTCCTGGTGCTCGAGCGCAAGCGGCGCCCGGAGGAGCAAGACCGGTTCACGTGGTACTGCGAGAAGTGCGGCACCCAGCTTCACCAGAGCGTCAAGCACGTCGGGGACTATCGGGAGGATCCCGTCTCGCGCGCCTACGAGGAGTTCTACGGCAGCGAGACCCACCGCACCTGTGAAAAGTGCGGGCACGTCACGCCCCGACCGCCAGCCAAGGCCTGA